The following proteins are co-located in the Pseudomonadota bacterium genome:
- a CDS encoding porin: MKSAYYVAITLRGVLLRVLISSGTLLFSMPFAMADEATVEAAGSETTEPSGMIGALFGYDINSVPVLKSLGVTVGAWFAAGVTYNPDIPDDEFNGLTSFADRANTIMPNQFNLYFERATNKEGDQFDFGFRADLMIGSDPRFTQATGLDDQVVQDPFDGGPRFFDFAAPQLYLEMFMPVGNGLSAKIGHFYTPIGYEVVPATGNFFYTHAYTMQYGEPFTHTGVLFSYPLTGNFTLTAGAVNGWDNWDVNSERFSGLGGLTWTSDSGATSATITGISGDDKLTGENRSLYSIVISHQLVEHLTWVLQHDNGAVKDSDSRGTGEARWYGINSYLFYDVNDSLRAGLRGEWFHDDEGFQVAPVGFGNRAGPGFGTGASYYAITAGLNWKPYTWLVVRPEVRYDWADLSAPPGTSEPFDGGTDEEQLLFATDFVITF; encoded by the coding sequence ATGAAAAGCGCATATTACGTAGCGATCACCCTGCGCGGGGTACTGCTCCGCGTATTGATTTCATCAGGTACGCTATTATTTTCTATGCCCTTTGCGATGGCTGACGAGGCCACAGTCGAAGCAGCGGGAAGTGAGACAACGGAACCCTCTGGGATGATCGGTGCACTCTTCGGATACGATATTAATAGCGTTCCCGTGCTCAAGTCACTGGGGGTTACGGTTGGAGCCTGGTTCGCGGCTGGAGTCACCTATAATCCGGATATCCCCGATGATGAATTCAACGGTCTTACCTCGTTCGCCGATCGGGCCAATACCATCATGCCCAATCAGTTCAATCTATACTTCGAGCGGGCAACGAACAAGGAAGGTGACCAGTTTGACTTTGGCTTTAGGGCTGATCTTATGATCGGCAGCGATCCACGGTTTACCCAAGCTACCGGTCTCGACGACCAAGTCGTTCAAGATCCATTTGACGGAGGGCCGAGATTCTTTGATTTCGCCGCACCTCAGCTATATCTTGAGATGTTTATGCCGGTAGGAAATGGGCTTAGCGCCAAGATAGGGCACTTCTATACGCCGATCGGTTACGAGGTCGTACCCGCAACCGGTAATTTCTTCTATACGCATGCCTATACGATGCAGTATGGGGAACCTTTTACCCATACAGGCGTGTTATTTAGCTATCCTCTAACCGGAAATTTCACGCTCACGGCAGGCGCGGTAAATGGTTGGGACAATTGGGACGTGAATTCGGAACGCTTTAGCGGTCTAGGGGGATTGACATGGACCAGCGATAGCGGCGCTACTTCCGCGACCATTACGGGCATTTCCGGTGACGACAAGTTGACTGGTGAAAATCGCTCACTTTATAGTATTGTGATTAGCCACCAATTAGTGGAACATCTCACCTGGGTATTGCAGCACGATAATGGGGCCGTGAAGGATTCGGATTCACGCGGAACCGGAGAAGCCCGCTGGTACGGTATAAACTCCTACTTATTCTATGATGTGAATGATTCGTTGCGTGCCGGGCTACGCGGCGAGTGGTTCCACGACGATGAAGGCTTTCAGGTTGCCCCCGTTGGATTCGGGAATCGTGCTGGCCCCGGGTTCGGCACCGGCGCAAGCTACTATGCGATCACAGCCGGATTGAACTGGAAGCCGTATACCTGGCTCGTCGTCCGTCCTGAAGTCCGGTATGATTGGGCAGATTTATCCGCCCCACCGGGTACGTCAGAGCCCTTTGACGGCGGCACCGATGAAGAGCAATTGTTGTTTGCGACCGATTTCGTCATCACCTTCTAA
- the glnK gene encoding P-II family nitrogen regulator, with protein sequence MKLVTAIIKPFKLDDAREALSDVGVQGITVTEVKGFGRQKGHTELYRGAEYVVDFLPKVKVEVAVTDDQVEPVVEAIIKATSTGKIGDGKIFVYELAQVVRIRTGETGADAL encoded by the coding sequence ATGAAACTGGTTACGGCAATCATTAAACCCTTCAAGCTCGACGATGCCCGAGAGGCCTTGTCGGACGTGGGGGTGCAAGGCATCACCGTCACGGAGGTCAAGGGCTTTGGACGGCAGAAGGGGCACACGGAGCTCTACCGGGGCGCCGAATACGTGGTGGACTTCTTGCCCAAGGTCAAGGTCGAGGTCGCGGTCACGGACGACCAGGTCGAGCCGGTCGTCGAGGCCATCATCAAGGCCACCAGCACCGGCAAGATCGGGGACGGGAAGATCTTCGTCTATGAGCTGGCCCAGGTAGTGCGGATCCGCACCGGCGAGACCGGCGCTGATGCGCTCTGA